CTCGAGGCCGAGTGCGACGGGCGCGCGGTTGAACTGACGCAGGTGGCGTCGGGCTACCGCTACCAGACGCGCGAGGAATACGCGCCGTGGCTCGCCAAACTGTGGGAGGAAAAACCGCCGCGCTACTCGCGCGCGCTGCTCGAGACGCTGGCGCTGATCGCCTACCGCCAGCCGCTCACGCGCGCCGCCATCGAGGAGGTGCGCGGCGTCTCCGTCAGCACCAACACCGTGCGCACGCTGGAGGAACGCGGCTGGATTGAGGTCGCCGGCCACAAGGAAACACCGGGCCGCCCGGCGCTCTACGCCACCACCCGCGCCTTCCTCGACGACTTCAACCTGCGCTCCCTCGACGACCTGCCGACCCTGGCGCCGCTGCCCGACCCGCAAGACATGCTGAAAGACGGCGAAATCCCCGGCAGCGAAGGCATGACCGCGCCGCAAGACACGCCCGAAGACGGCGACACCCGCGACAACGAAAGCATGACCGCGCCGCAAGACACGCCCGAAGACGGCGACACCCGCGACAACGAAAGCATGACCGCACCGCAAGACACGCTTGAAGACGGCGACACCCGCGACAACGAAGGCGAAGCGTCCGCGCCTGTGCAGTTGGCGCCGCCGCCGGATGCGGGGGACGGGGCAGAGCAGGGCGCGAACGACGGCGGCAAGGATGATGGCGTCCTTTAATGCGGCGGGAAAAGAGGCGTAAATGAAAAAGTTTGTTGCCGGTCTGCTGGCCGGGGTGGTTGCCGGCGGCGCAGCCGGGTTTGCCGGCGGTATCTTTGTGTTTCCGTACTGGTTTCCGCCGCCGCCGGTTCACGAAGTGGTCGCGGACGAGGCCGCCAGGCGGGTTGTCGCGCGCGGGCGTTTCATTCACGCCGACCCGTCCGACCCGGTGCACTACGGCGGCGGCGGCGTGACGGTGTACGACGATTTGCTGCATCTTGAGCCGGACTTTCGCGTCGGCCCCGGCCCCAAATACCATGTGTACCTGGTGCCGCAGGCCGGCATCACACCCGACACGCCGGTGGCCGACAGCGGGTTTGTGGACCTCGGGCGGCTGAAAGCCTTCACCGGCAGCCAGAACTACGCCGTCCCGGCGGGCATCCGCGCCGCCGACTACCCGTCGGTCGTCATCTGGTGCGAACAATTCAATGTGCTGATTTCGCCCGCCGCGCTGACGCCGCACCGCTGACACCGCCGTGTCGCCGCGCCGCCTTGCGCCATGTCGCCGCCGCCCGTCCCGCGCCGCTGACGCCGACGCCATGACGACTCTGCCCGCATTCGTTTTCCCCGGCTGACGCCGCCGTGCCCGGCAAGGACAAGCGGATTTTCTTCGGCATTCAGCCGGATGACGATGCTTTGCGCGCGCTGTTGCGGGCGCAGGCGGCGATTGGCGCCGACGGGCGGGCGATGGCGGCGGAGAACCTGCACTTGACGGTCGCCTTTCTCGGCTCTTGCGACGGCGCGCGCGAAGCGTGCGCGCACCGCGCCGCGCTCGGCGTGCGCGGCGAAGCGTTCCGACTGCGCCTCGACCGCTGCGGCCACTTCGAGCGCCCGCGCATCGTCCACATCTTTCCGCAGGAAACGCCGCCGCCGCTGCTGTCGCTGCACCGCGGCCTGTGCGCCGCGCTGCGCGCCTGCGACTTCCGCACGCCGCGCGCGTTCAAGCCCCACCTGACGCTGTTTCGCGGCGTCACCCGCCCGCTCACGCCGGGCGAGTTCACCGCCGCCGAATGGACGGCACGCTCGTTCTGCATGGTCGAGTCGCGCCTGACCGAAAAGGGCGCCCGCTACACGACGCTGCACGAATACCCGCTGACATGAACCGCCGCCGCCTGGCACATCGGCGGCCATGACTGAAATAACGGCGCAGCTCCGCCGCTGGCGGACCGTCCGGCCTTATCCGGCGTCGCCGTTGCCGAGTTTGGTTCGCTGCATGATGGCGCGGTCAATCAGACCTTCGACCGTTACATCCACATTGAGCATCAGGATTTGTTTCATGAAGGCGCGCGGCCCCATTTCCACGAACAGGCGTCCGAACACCTCGTCGGCGAAACTGCTTGAGATAACGCTGACGCCGTCAAAGTCGAGGACGACCGGGCGGCGTTCGCGCAGCAGATTCCCGATGATGCCGCGAATCCGCCGCCCGCCCTCGCGGGAGCCGAGATCGTGCCGCGCCTCTTGCTTCACATTGAAAATCAGATGGCCCGCGTCGTCTTCAAAGCGGCGTTCAATGTGGTCGTACGGCGGGTCGTGAGGCTCGCCCTTGAACTGGAGCGCCTTGTCGAGAAGTTTGCCTTCGCCGAGGCCGATGCCGCACCGCACCGATGTTCCGCCGTAGGGGACTTTCTCGCTGTCATTGACGATTTCACCCTTGGGCAGTTTGCCCTTCGGTGGTTTGCACAGAAGAAACCCTCTCAAAGAGTGAATCTCGAGTATTCCGCCCGAAAGGCTCGCGACCCGGTAACTCCCGTAAAGCCCGTTTCCGGCGTTTTTCTCCGCGTCCCGGGTAACCCCCTCGTTAATCGCGTTCAGCAGCGCCGCCGCATGATTGCGCACGCCCATGCTACCGGGAATGCCGATGCCGGCGTCCGCGACGACAAACTCGACCCGGTTCATGCCCTGGTATGCCGTCGCCTGAACAAAGCCGCCCACCGGTGATTCGGCGTGGTTGGCGACATTGTCCATAATCTCCCACAGCGACCATTCAACGGCCTTCAGCGCCGTCCGCTCCACCGCCAACTGGCCCAGCACCATGTCCATGACCCTGTTGAGAATGGCGGTCGCTTCCTCCATTCCGTCACCGTCCGTCTCGTCGCCGCCAAAGCGGAGGGCGGGCACATGGCCGCCCTCATGCGTTGCCCGGGGATAGTCGCCGGGGCTGATATGGTGCGCCCAGTTGGCGTTCAGGAAAAGTCTTTTCAGTTTTTCGTCTTGTGGCAGAAGACATTCAAAACTGACGCCTTTTTTGCGGTAACCTGCAATCAGCGGCATCACCGGGAGCATCAC
The sequence above is drawn from the Gammaproteobacteria bacterium genome and encodes:
- the scpB gene encoding SMC-Scp complex subunit ScpB — protein: MDAQRMKKVVEALLMASPRPLQFNELAKLLAHDGKAADRATLGEALAALEAECDGRAVELTQVASGYRYQTREEYAPWLAKLWEEKPPRYSRALLETLALIAYRQPLTRAAIEEVRGVSVSTNTVRTLEERGWIEVAGHKETPGRPALYATTRAFLDDFNLRSLDDLPTLAPLPDPQDMLKDGEIPGSEGMTAPQDTPEDGDTRDNESMTAPQDTPEDGDTRDNESMTAPQDTLEDGDTRDNEGEASAPVQLAPPPDAGDGAEQGANDGGKDDGVL
- a CDS encoding DM13 domain-containing protein; this encodes MKKFVAGLLAGVVAGGAAGFAGGIFVFPYWFPPPPVHEVVADEAARRVVARGRFIHADPSDPVHYGGGGVTVYDDLLHLEPDFRVGPGPKYHVYLVPQAGITPDTPVADSGFVDLGRLKAFTGSQNYAVPAGIRAADYPSVVIWCEQFNVLISPAALTPHR
- the thpR gene encoding RNA 2',3'-cyclic phosphodiesterase; protein product: MPGKDKRIFFGIQPDDDALRALLRAQAAIGADGRAMAAENLHLTVAFLGSCDGAREACAHRAALGVRGEAFRLRLDRCGHFERPRIVHIFPQETPPPLLSLHRGLCAALRACDFRTPRAFKPHLTLFRGVTRPLTPGEFTAAEWTARSFCMVESRLTEKGARYTTLHEYPLT
- a CDS encoding DUF4325 domain-containing protein — encoded protein: MTYPVERLGNRIYVKGDIAPFHLRKLCARLHGAVEKRGFQDIILDFSVCDGITEAVMLPVMPLIAGYRKKGVSFECLLPQDEKLKRLFLNANWAHHISPGDYPRATHEGGHVPALRFGGDETDGDGMEEATAILNRVMDMVLGQLAVERTALKAVEWSLWEIMDNVANHAESPVGGFVQATAYQGMNRVEFVVADAGIGIPGSMGVRNHAAALLNAINEGVTRDAEKNAGNGLYGSYRVASLSGGILEIHSLRGFLLCKPPKGKLPKGEIVNDSEKVPYGGTSVRCGIGLGEGKLLDKALQFKGEPHDPPYDHIERRFEDDAGHLIFNVKQEARHDLGSREGGRRIRGIIGNLLRERRPVVLDFDGVSVISSSFADEVFGRLFVEMGPRAFMKQILMLNVDVTVEGLIDRAIMQRTKLGNGDAG